A window of uncultured Methanoregula sp. genomic DNA:
AAGAAGTTCTTTGATTCGCGGAGCATTCCCCACCGTTGCCAGCATGACAACCGCAGCTACATACTCGCTGTTTACCGGATAATCTCCGCCACGCACTTCGACACCGGCGATATTCTCCTCAACCCAGCTCTTGGCCTTCTCGACACCTTTCCGGTCCATTTCATCGGGAGGACCGGCCAGGAGGACCAGTGCACGCTCAGCAGTGGAATAATCGCAGGGAAGAGTGAGCCGCCCGAGCATTGCCCTGCGTACAAGAGCTACGATCTTTGCAGAACGATCCTCACCCATTAGAGCTTCTTCGTTTGCATCCTTTTTGCCGCCAAACTTGTCTTTCAGGCCGCCGAACAATCCTTTCTGCTGTTTTGTCCGCTTGCTGATAACTTCGCTGACCGCATACCCGACAGACGTGATGCCCCCGCCACGAAGCGTGTTGATGATCTCACTGGAATCAACCACCATCTCACCAACGCCCATGTTACGATTCACTTCGCCGGCCCGGAAGAGAACCCCGAAACGCCGGACAACTTCGTTGTTCAGGCGCTGGAACGCGGTCTTGACACTTTCACCTTCATTTTTCCAGGCACTGTTATCGAAAATGAACGTATTATCTGCCTCATTTACAAGGGTTGTCAGGCTCCTTGCAGCATTATACGAATAGAGACGCCCTTCTTCGGGGGCAGGAATAATCCCGATGGCGTACACAGGTTCCCGGTAAATCCTTTTGAGATGCCGGGCAAGAACCGGGGATC
This region includes:
- a CDS encoding tubulin/FtsZ family protein; translation: MRVFFIGFGQAGGKIVDMFIEQDKKLGTNSFRGIAVNTARTDLMGLKNIEMKDRILIGQTMVKGHGVGTDNVTGARVTADEIDSIISAVDTRGTHDVDAFVIVAGLGGGTGSGGSPVLARHLKRIYREPVYAIGIIPAPEEGRLYSYNAARSLTTLVNEADNTFIFDNSAWKNEGESVKTAFQRLNNEVVRRFGVLFRAGEVNRNMGVGEMVVDSSEIINTLRGGGITSVGYAVSEVISKRTKQQKGLFGGLKDKFGGKKDANEEALMGEDRSAKIVALVRRAMLGRLTLPCDYSTAERALVLLAGPPDEMDRKGVEKAKSWVEENIAGVEVRGGDYPVNSEYVAAVVMLATVGNAPRIKELLDIAKETKEDVIKSKEKKSSMFEEGIDPLFE